A single genomic interval of Camelina sativa cultivar DH55 chromosome 11, Cs, whole genome shotgun sequence harbors:
- the LOC104721796 gene encoding uncharacterized protein LOC104721796, which translates to MALATTNLKHKTISPYDLSTNDNPGAIISRPLLNGLNYDEWALNLRMALSSPKKFGFLDGSIPKPAATSPEFEDWTANNHLPVGWIKQTIDPKIRSSISTREVAKDLWDIIKKRYSIKSGPRLQQLRNSLANCKQNGSTVDEYFGRLTKLWDGIADCMNSKRCTCGMCTCDLTAARDKELETLHIHDFLAGLDDSVHRVIRSQICAITHLPDLNTVYQTISQNETIRSIATNEVPVMGFSSQVQSSPRPATVQTRDLTRQFTSRFSPVNRDLTRKCTSCGRMGHEASSCFKVIGFPEWWGDRPRSRGDARGSQYLPAGHGCGTTPQANSSQIINANSAAIDSSDLTDKDQQGLVGLTDDQWKLVKTMINNGKATEKLSGPQYEDADWFG; encoded by the exons ATGGCTCTCGCCACTACAAATCTGAAGCATAAAACTATCTCTCCTTATGACCTCTCTACTAATGATAATCCTGGTGCGATTATATCTCGACCTCTTCTTAATGGTTTGAACTATGATGAGTGGGCTCTCAATCTGCGGATGGCTCTTAGTTCTCCGAAGAAATTTGGTTTTCTCGATGGGAGCATTCCAAAACCAGCTGCGACATCTCCTGAATTTGAAGATTGGACAGCGAACAACCACTTGCCGGTTGGATGGATTAAGCAAACTATTGACCCGAAGATTCGGTCTTCGATTTCAACACGTGAAGTGGCCAAAGATCTGTGGGACATCATCAAGAAGCGCTACTCTATTAAAAGCGGACCTCGTTTACAGCAGCTTCGGAATTCTTTGGCAAACTGTAAACAAAACGGATCCACTGTTGATGAGTACTTCGGCCGCCTCACGAAACTTTGGGATGGTATTGCTGACTGTATGAACTCCAAACGTTGTACTTGTGGAATGTGTACTTGTGATCTCACTGCTGCCCGTGACAAGGAACTTGAAACTTTACACATCCATGATTTTCTAGCTGGGCTTGATGATTCTGTTCACAGAGTTATACGATCGCAGATATGTGCAATAACTCATCTTCCTGATCTTAATACGGTTTATCAAACTATATCCCAGAATGAAACGATCCGTTCCATTGCAACAAACGAAGTCCCTGTGATGGGTTTTTCTTCTCAAGTTCAATCTTCTCCTCGACCAGCGACAGTTCAGACACGTGATTTGACTCGCCAATTCACTTCTCGGTTTAGTCCCGTGAACCGTGATCTGACTCGCAAGTGTACAAGCTGTGGACGAATGGGGCATGAGGCTTCTTCGTGTTTCAAAGTCATTGGTTTTCCAGAATGGTGGGGGGACAGGCCACGCTCTCGCGGCGATGCTCGTGGTTCCCAATATCTGCCAGCGGGTCATGGCTGTGGTACTACTCCACAGGCTAATTCTTCACAGATAATCAATGCCAACTCTGCTGCAATTGACTCTTCGGACCTGACGGACAAAGATCAACAAGGACTCGTTGGACTTACTGATGATCAATGGAAGCTTGTTAAGACGATGATCAACAACGGCAAAGCAACTGAAAAATTGAGCG GACCGCAATACGAGGACGCTGATTGGTTCGGGTGA